The following are from one region of the Streptomyces rubrogriseus genome:
- a CDS encoding enoyl-CoA hydratase/isomerase family protein, which yields MSEERFGEFVLVRRHGEGHVAELALDRPKAMNAVSTAMARSVAAACAALGEDRSVRVVVLTSTHERAFCVGADLKERNSFTDADLLRQRPVTRGAYTAVLELPVPTVAAVHGFALGGGFELALSCDVIVADPTAVVGLPEVSVGVIPGGGGTQLLPRRVGAARAAELVFTARRVAAGEARELGLVDQLVEEGRDREEALELAARMAANSPVGLRAAKRALRLGHGLDLRAGLEVEDAAWRSVAFSGDRAEGVAAFNEKRAPRWPGE from the coding sequence ATGAGCGAGGAGCGGTTCGGAGAGTTCGTCCTGGTGCGGCGGCACGGGGAGGGCCATGTCGCGGAGCTCGCCCTCGACCGGCCGAAGGCCATGAACGCCGTGTCGACCGCGATGGCCCGGTCCGTGGCGGCGGCCTGCGCGGCGCTGGGCGAGGACCGGAGCGTGCGGGTGGTGGTGCTGACCTCGACGCACGAGCGGGCGTTCTGCGTGGGGGCGGACCTGAAGGAGCGCAACTCCTTCACCGACGCCGATCTGCTGCGGCAGCGGCCGGTGACGCGCGGGGCGTACACCGCGGTGCTGGAGCTGCCGGTGCCGACGGTCGCGGCCGTGCACGGGTTCGCGCTGGGCGGCGGGTTCGAGCTGGCGCTGTCGTGCGACGTGATCGTGGCCGACCCCACCGCCGTGGTGGGGCTGCCGGAGGTGTCGGTGGGCGTGATCCCGGGCGGTGGCGGTACGCAGCTGCTGCCGCGCCGGGTGGGTGCGGCGCGGGCGGCCGAGCTGGTGTTCACGGCACGGCGGGTGGCGGCCGGGGAGGCACGGGAGCTGGGGCTCGTGGACCAGCTGGTGGAGGAGGGGCGGGACCGGGAGGAGGCGCTGGAGCTGGCCGCCCGGATGGCCGCGAACTCGCCCGTGGGCCTGCGCGCGGCCAAGCGTGCGCTGCGCCTGGGGCACGGGCTGGACCTGCGTGCGGGACTCGAGGTCGAGGACGCGGCGTGGCGGTCGGTGGCGTTCTCGGGGGACCGCGCCGAGGGAGTGGCGGCGTTCAACGAGAAGCGGGCACCGCGGTGGCCGGGCGAGTGA
- a CDS encoding adenylate/guanylate cyclase domain-containing protein, giving the protein MTVDDTGSGADGDGRVDPEPAPDSADPGEDPLALRLEGLILGAERRYTPFQAARSAGVSMELASRFWRAMGFADIGQAKALTEADVLALRRLAGLVEAGLLSEAMAVQVARSTGQTTARLAEWQIDSFLEGLTEPPEPGMTRTEVTYPIVELLLPELQEFLVYVWRRQLAASAGRVIQAGDDEEMVDRRLAVGFADLVGFTRLTRRMEEEELGELVEAFETTSADLVAARGGRLVKTLGDEVLYAADDAGTAAEIALLLVETMAHDETMPELRVGIAFGTVTTRMGDVFGTTVNLASRLTSIAPKDAVLVDTAFAEELIRTRDAPASEAAAAEEAAAAEKEGEEPPVYRFALQPMWQRPVRGLGVVEPWLLTRRDGGGGES; this is encoded by the coding sequence GTGACCGTCGACGACACCGGCTCCGGCGCGGACGGGGACGGCCGGGTGGACCCCGAGCCCGCCCCGGACTCCGCCGATCCCGGCGAGGACCCGCTCGCGCTGCGCCTCGAGGGGCTCATCCTGGGTGCCGAGCGCCGCTACACCCCCTTCCAGGCCGCCCGCAGCGCGGGCGTCTCCATGGAACTGGCCTCCCGCTTCTGGCGGGCCATGGGCTTCGCCGACATCGGCCAGGCCAAGGCGCTCACCGAGGCCGACGTCCTCGCCCTCAGGCGACTGGCCGGTCTGGTGGAGGCGGGACTGCTCAGCGAGGCGATGGCCGTCCAGGTCGCCCGGTCCACGGGACAGACCACCGCCCGGTTGGCCGAGTGGCAGATCGACTCCTTCCTGGAGGGCCTGACCGAGCCCCCGGAGCCGGGGATGACGCGCACCGAGGTGACGTACCCCATCGTCGAACTGCTCCTGCCCGAGCTGCAGGAGTTCCTCGTGTACGTCTGGCGGCGCCAGCTCGCCGCCTCGGCCGGCCGCGTCATCCAGGCCGGGGACGACGAGGAGATGGTGGACCGGCGGCTCGCGGTGGGCTTCGCGGACCTGGTCGGCTTCACTCGGCTGACCCGGCGGATGGAGGAGGAGGAGCTCGGCGAGCTGGTCGAGGCCTTCGAGACCACCTCCGCCGACCTGGTGGCCGCGCGCGGCGGACGGCTGGTCAAGACCCTCGGCGACGAGGTCCTCTACGCCGCCGACGACGCCGGTACGGCCGCCGAGATCGCGCTGCTCCTCGTCGAGACGATGGCCCACGACGAGACCATGCCGGAACTGCGCGTCGGCATCGCCTTCGGCACGGTCACCACCCGGATGGGCGACGTCTTCGGCACCACCGTCAACCTGGCCTCCCGGCTCACCTCGATAGCCCCCAAGGACGCGGTCCTCGTCGACACGGCCTTCGCGGAGGAGCTGATCCGCACCCGGGACGCCCCCGCCTCGGAGGCTGCGGCGGCGGAGGAGGCCGCCGCGGCGGAGAAGGAGGGCGAGGAGCCGCCGGTGTACCGCTTCGCGCTCCAGCCGATGTGGCAGCGGCCGGTGCGCGGCCTCGGCGTGGTCGAGCCGTGGCTGCTCACCCGCCGGGACGGCGGCGGCGGGGAGTCGTAG
- a CDS encoding biotin--[acetyl-CoA-carboxylase] ligase has protein sequence MTPRDSSDSPDSPRNRWSDLDRPPLSSTALRRGLVRDGGLWRQVDVVQRTGSTNSDLVARAAEGDLAEGVVLVAEEQSAARGRLDRQWTAPARSGLFFSVLLRPAEIPVARWGWLPLLTGVAVATGLSRAAGVDTALKWPNDLLVTVGDEERKAGGILAERAGDDGVVIGVGINVSLRADELPVPRAGSLALAGAVNTDRDPLLRGVLRSLEDWYGRWRSAGGDPAASGLQETYAAGCATLGRMVRAELPGDRSLVGEAVAVDGDGRLVLATGEGVQEPVGAGDIVHLRLA, from the coding sequence ATGACGCCCCGAGATTCCTCCGACTCCCCGGACTCCCCGCGCAACAGGTGGTCCGACCTGGACCGGCCCCCCCTCAGCAGCACGGCCCTGCGCCGGGGACTGGTGCGGGACGGCGGGCTGTGGCGGCAGGTCGACGTCGTGCAGCGCACCGGCTCCACCAACTCCGACCTCGTGGCCCGGGCCGCCGAGGGCGACCTGGCGGAGGGTGTCGTTCTCGTCGCCGAGGAGCAGAGCGCCGCCCGGGGGCGGCTCGACCGGCAGTGGACGGCACCCGCCCGCTCCGGGCTGTTCTTCTCCGTGCTGCTGCGGCCCGCCGAGATCCCCGTGGCCCGCTGGGGCTGGCTGCCGCTGCTCACCGGCGTCGCCGTGGCGACCGGGCTGTCCCGGGCGGCCGGCGTCGACACCGCCCTGAAGTGGCCCAACGACCTGCTGGTGACCGTCGGCGACGAGGAGCGCAAGGCCGGCGGCATCCTCGCCGAGCGGGCCGGGGACGACGGCGTCGTCATCGGCGTCGGCATCAACGTCTCGCTCCGCGCCGACGAGCTGCCGGTCCCGCGGGCCGGGTCGCTGGCGCTGGCCGGGGCCGTGAACACCGACCGGGACCCGCTGCTGCGCGGCGTGCTGCGGTCGCTGGAGGACTGGTACGGGCGCTGGCGCTCGGCGGGCGGCGACCCGGCGGCCAGCGGGCTGCAGGAGACGTACGCGGCGGGCTGCGCGACGCTCGGGCGCATGGTGCGCGCGGAGCTGCCGGGGGACCGGTCGCTCGTCGGGGAGGCCGTGGCCGTGGACGGCGACGGGCGGCTGGTCCTCGCGACCGGGGAGGGGGTGCAGGAGCCGGTGGGTGCCGGGGACATCGTGCACCTGCGGTTGGCGTGA